One Microtus pennsylvanicus isolate mMicPen1 chromosome 3, mMicPen1.hap1, whole genome shotgun sequence DNA window includes the following coding sequences:
- the Cish gene encoding cytokine-inducible SH2-containing protein has translation MVLCVQGSCPLLAVERIGQRPLWAQSLELPGPAMQPLPTGAFPEEVAEETPVQSESEPKVLDPEEDLLCIAKTFSYLRESGWYWGSITASEARQHLQKMPEGTFLVRDSTHPSYLFTLSVKTTRGPTNVRIEYADSSFRLDSNCLSRPRILAFPDVVSLVQHYVASCAADTRSDSPDPVPTPALPAPKQDAPGDSTLPLPTATAVHLKLVQPFVRRSSARSLQHLCRLVINRLVADVDCLPLPRRMADYLRQYPFQL, from the exons ATGGTCCTTTGCGTACAGGG ATCTTGTCCTTTGCTGGCTGTGGAGAGAATTGGGCAGCGGCCTCTGTGGGCCCAGTCTCTGGAGCTGCCTGGGCCAGCCATGCAGCCCTTGCCCACTGGGGCATTCCCAGAGGAGGTGGCAGAGGAGACTCCTGTCCAGTCAGAGAGCGAACCAAAGGTGCTAGACCCTGAGGAGGACCTGCTGTGTATAGCCAAGACGTTCTCCTACCTTCGGGAATCTG GATGGTATTGGGGTTCCATTACGGCCAGCGAGGCCCGACAACACCTACAGAAGATGCCAGAGGGTACATTCCTAGTACGAGATAGTACCCACCCCAGCTACCTGTTCACGCTGTCCGTCAAAACTACCCGTGGCCCCACCAATGTACGCATCGAGTATGCTGATTCCAGCTTCCGACTGGACTCCAACTGCTTGTCCAGACCTCGAATCTTGGCCTTCCCAGATGTGGTCAGCCTTGTGCAGCACTATGTGGCCTCCTGTGCTGCTGACACCCGGAGTGACAGCCCGGATCCCGttcccaccccagccctgcctgcACCTAAACAAGATGCACCTGGTGACTCAACCCTGCCCCTCCCCACGGCTACCGCTGTGCATCTAAAACTGGTGCAGCCCTTTGTGCGCAGAAGCAGTGCCCGCAGCTTACAACATCTGTGTCGCCTCGTCATCAACCGTCTGGTGGCCGACGTGGACTGCCTACCGCTGCCCCGGCGCATGGCCGACTACCTCCGACAATACCCCTTCCAACTCTGA